The window TCACGCATCGAGTTCGCAAAACTTAAGTAAACTCTATGTAGTATGCTTCACCCTTTGAGTTAACACAATTTTAAAGCACGGGCAGATAAGTTAAAGATTGACTATTTAAACTCATCAAGCACTCCAAGATTATGGAAAACAGAAAGGATAGAGCACTAAATTACTAGCTATAATCCATTGCAAATGTAACCATTTTTTATACAAAAAATATAATTGTACTCTTTCTGTGTTCTTCAAAAAGGGCTAACCTTTTAGAACATATATATGGTTTGATAACAACACGGTTACATTGAAAGTGAGAGGATCAGATCATATATTTACTGATTATAACTGAAATGGGGTAGTAAGTAGTCCTTGCATCAGGGCAATTATGAAGCCTAGCTAACTGATTTTTATAACAATGGGGCTAAAAAGATAATCAGGATAACAATGACAACAATGCCAGAAGTCAGAATTACCTCCGGTAACTTGGTGGAGGATTGAAAGACGAAAAAACAATGCTTTCAACACATTTTATTTCTGCTGGTGCAGATGCCAATAAATTAGTGAGAGCACCAGCACTATCCTCCATAAAATTTAAACCATCAAGTTCCTGAATAACAGTTTTCTCAGAACCTGCTCAAGTAGAATTAGTGATAAACATTACAAGGGACAAACACCAAACATGGAAAATATACAGACTGAAAAACAAGGGAGCTGATGTACCTGCAGATTTCCCCTGGGCAGATTCCTGCTGCAGTGCTAAGGATGTGGATAGAGAAACATGAAGACTTGAGAGAGATAGTAGCTCCCTCACACGTCGGAGATGCGACCTAATAGACCTCTCATCATATATTCCTGAAAGAAGATCTAATTCAGCTCCATGAAATCAACACTGATGGAAAAATAGAGAAGAAACTGAAACATGTTACAAACCAGCAACCATCTCCAATGAACAGCCACCAGAAGTTATATCTGCAATTTCAGATATTTCATTGTAGTCCTCTAACTGATGAGTTGAACCATCTTTAGAATGCAAGATTAAATCGTAGCATGTATAGAAGCAAGTTTCAGGAGCATCCAAGAGGAATTGTTTGACATCAATGACAGAATCTCCTGGGCTTAGCTGTTAATAATAGCATAACATGAAATACATTGAACTAGTAAAGAAATTAGAGGAACAAAGGACAATTTTTTTACAGTACCTGCAGCTCGAGCTTTTCGCCTGATTGTGTCCTGACAGGAACCGGATATAGATGGAGTTCTCCTGCTTCAGAAAACATGCTTCCTTGTAAGCATATTTGCAGAAATTTTCCATTCCAAAAGCATGAAAGCAAGAAATTCAAAGCAAAAACAACACATGCATAATGCTAAAATTCGATTGATAAAAGTTCACACAATTCATCAATTGAAGTGTGTGATCTAATGATGATGACGGCTCTAACAGTGATAGGCCAGAAAATTTTTATGATATTATATTAGTGCCAGATACTTCTTTCTACTATTTTCAATAATTTATACATCCAGAATCATTATTGTAGGCACAGCCATGTGAAGCATCGCAGCAGCACAAAACACGACACTCATTTAGTATAGCTGCAGTCCAATCACATAAtcattaaaacaaaaatatttggGCCACCTGTAAAGATGTACCCATTCAGTGTTACAAGTTACAACACAACTACTGTATGTCACTGTAAGTCAGTATCATCAGTGAATCAGTAAACGAGCAATGGCCTCACCTTCAGTTGGCTTTTTCCCTGGCTGTGCAGCAACTGGAGCATCCCCGTCCGTTTTCTCGGCATCAGccacgccgccctccgcggCAGGGGGGTCGCATACTTCCCCGTTCTCTGGATTAATCACTTCGGCGCCGTCAGCCACCGGCACCTCGGGCTCGGCCGAAACGGACTGACCCGCGCCTTGCGCTTTCCCCTTGTTCTTCCCACCCTTGGACTTCCCCGCCATATTCCTGCTGAATCCAGAAACCAACACCAGCAAATTgcaaatctaatgagtcaaaaaaaaacaattttcaCCGCTGAACAAACACCACGGCTCTCTAAAGCGCCCGGGGAACATCGCCAGCTCCACTAAACCCCCAACGGACCAAGCCCCGGCCGAGCGCACGATCCGCAGCAAGatcaaaaccctaaacccttcCCCACCAATCGAGACCCCTCGGGCTCCGCGGGACGCCCGAAGGGGACGGATTCGATCGAATTAACATGCAACTAAGCCGGATTCAGGTGGTCGTTGGGGAGCGATAGtgacctgccgccgccgccgccggcggcgcggaagcTTCGGCTCCGCGAAGATGAGAGGCGGCGAGAAGGCAGGGCGCTCAGGGAATGATTGGGCGAGGGGCTGTTTGGGTAaagcgggaggagggaggctgCTGCCCTCGCCGGCCGCTCCTTTATATGGGTGGGCGGCCACTCCTAATCCGCCCGTGGGCGCTGGCCTCTTGGGGACTTGGGGCTCTGGGTGAGGCGCTCGGGTCGCGTAGGTGGCTTCCTCCTCGCTCTCTTTTTTCTGCTCAGAGCTGTGCAGTGCGCACGCTCGACGCCACGGCGGTGATATTTCTGGCGTCCGGTGGCTGATGGGCTTGTAGGGGTAATTTGGGTATTTTCTTCAAAACAGCGTGGGATTTGGGGGCCTGTTAGGGTTTGCCAGGGGGTTTAGCGGCTCTAAAGACACTGGCGAACGCTGACTAATGATCGGAATCTTTACTTCCGCAAATGTCAAGTAACTCTTGGCTTCTTCTATGTTTGCGTTTGTAATCTCATGTCACGCGTGAGCGCAATGTTTGTTTTTTTGAGTCTTGACGTCATTCTACGTCATTTGCAAGCTGAGAAACACAATCGTCATACTGTCATAGTTTTTTTACATGATAGCATAGGCACTACATCAAAACTTGCAAGTAAAACCtttagtttgaaaaaaaaacacgcGCTCGAGTTTACGCGTGACgagattgattttttttacaaactAACTAGTTACTTTCATCTTTCTACTAAATTAGTGTCGTGTCTCTACTCTAATATTTAGCAAAGTTCAAGTAATTTAAGGATAAATATAGTGTTCGGAAAATTAATAGTGTGTTGTGGTTATAAACATTTTGAAATGCCAAACTTTTTGTAAAACATAGATGGACCCAGCATATCATCGGCGTACCACCACGTATATTTTGGTACATAATGAAGAGAACTTGTGCAAATAGGAGAAACAGGAGAAGAGATAAATTGAGAGGCTAAGAATAATAATGGATCGTGGATGTGAAAGGAACACTACCAATGGATTATTACGCAATAGTTGATCTCTGGAATCCAAAATAAGCTCTGTCACTTGTCTTGCGTGGAACCATTAGAAAATTGCGGCGTGCTCGTGTAATGTTTCATCGACCGTACCAGAATGTGATCTTTTAAGTTTACTATAGTTATTATAAATTTAGGTGTATGTTTGGGATGAGACCAATGCATGTGATACGTAGAGCGTGTGAACATATGTTATAGTTGCACCCTAGAAAAGGTTATCATGGCATTTAGTGTGGCTACTCCGtagtggcaaaaaaaaaacgtttttttttgtgtctCCATGAGTTGCAATGCCACAAAAGTTATGGCCCATATTACTTTTAAAAAATAGGTACTTAGTTTGAGGTATCATCCCACCCTAAATGTGCTGATTTTAGAATCTACATAAAATAGAATTATTGATAATTTGACCACCTCTTGTTTCTCTACCAACATTTCAGGTTGCATTTTATTCTTTGAGGGAAAAAGGCAGGTGAATAGTGGTTCACTTATCATGCAGGTTTAATTGTTTTTTAACTCCATGATATAACCTAATGGATAATTCCGCCCTTTCAGCAAGATAAATTCTATGGTTCATTGTGAAATTGACTAATATGATTGTAAGTACTACCTATTAGTAGATACATGATAGTGCTAATTCGCACCATCGATAGTGAATATTACCTATTTATTTTTGAGTgagaatatttttaattttagcaAAAATCTATCGTATTTTTTCTTCGATTCAAGTAACCgttccaaaactatcacataaATGAAGTtccaaaatatttttaattttagcaACAAATCTATCGTATTTTTGAGTGagaatatttttcttgatgccgGAGGCCGTGTTTAGGTCCATAAATTTTATCctaaaactatcacatcgaatatttggataCATGCacggagtactaaatgaagtctacttccaaatttttttacacggatgggttgtaaatcgcgagacgaatctaatgagtctacttaattcatgatttgcaatagtgatgctacagtaactgttcgctaattatgaattcaccataaattaattaggctcattagattcgtctcacgatttacaattcatttgtgcaaaaagttttataaataaacttcatttagtactccgaaatagcaagattccgtttcaaaatttttacccctaaacatctaaacacaccgAAGTCGGAAAGCTACTTTTGCTCCGGAGTCCGGACTCACGTCTCCAGTCGCGTGGGCTAGTGAGCCTGTTCGGCTGGTCTAGATTTGGCTTGACTTGACTTATGACGACTTATTTTCTTTCACACAATACTATTTAATCTACTAACCGAGTACTATTCATCTTACCCGCGCTTATTGTGTGTGCTGTGTGCAGGCAGCTGCGGCCCGGCCAGTCGTCAGCCCAGCCGGGATCGCGAGCATCTCTATCCAAACCGTGAAACCGGTCGCGTGCGCACCCGGTTTGCCGTTCCGGCCCCGACTCTCCCTCTCCGATCCGTTACTTGACGCATCGTGCCTCCGTTCCTCCCCGCTCCAGTCCACACTAAATCACCGCCGCTGCTGACCTTGCTTTGCCGCGCGGGTGCCCGATCCCCTCCTCGCATTTCGCTGTAGCGATTTCAAGTCGCCTCTCCCGCCCCGTGCCGCGCAGCCGCAAGCCCCATGGACCTCCCCGTCGTGGATCTCGCGCCgttcctcggcgccgccgccggcggggaggaggaggaggtgcgcgCGATGTGCGCGACGGTGAGCGCCAGCCTGCGGGACACGGGGGCGCTGCTGGTGAAGGAcccgcgctgctccgccgccgacaACGACCGCTTCCTCGACGTCGTCGAGCGCTACTTCGCCCGATCCGCGGAGGCCAAGCGCCTCCAGGAACGCCCCCACCTCCACTACCAGGTACCCCTTCCTACTGTTGGTTCTCTGTGTCCTAGGCAGACTCCGCATTCGGTTTGATGCGGATCGGGTGGTGAGGATTTTGGGAATTCGGAATGCTCTGAACCTTAAATTAACCCCTTTCGCAAGGATCATCACTGCTTGTGGTGAATCAAGACCACCAGCTGTGATCTCCATGACTGCAATCCGTCCTACGACCATATTGATCCATCCTAAAATTGTGCTCAATGTATGTGGCCAAAACTGAAAAACTTGTTCTGTCCCTGTTCCTGACAAGGTTGGCGTGACACCAGAAGGGGTGGAGATTCCTCGCAGCTTGGTTGACAAGGACATGCAGGAGAAGATCAGGAGTATGCCGGAGGAGTTTCAACCAGCCACCCCTAAAGGGCCAGACCCGAAATGGCGGTACATGTGGAGAGTTGGTCCTCGCCCTGCAAATACCCGCTTCAAGGTTCTGATTCCTCTATGATCTTATCTGTGTGATGTCAAAATACTTGCTTTAAGGCTGCGGTTCCTTTGTGAACTTTTATGTGTGCTGTCAAAGTCTAGAAATTGACATACCCCCATTTATCGTGGATGGTAAACTGGCAATTTGGTTGTTCCGGTTATTGAGCTGTAATTATCCTTGCTTAGGAGCTGAACTCTGAACCAGTGATCCCTGATGGATTGCCTGAGTGGAAAGAGACAATGGATTCCTGGGGTTCTAAAATGATTTCTGCAATTGAGGTACATATATGCTTATCAACTTATCTGAACAAATCCGTGTTTTCCGCATTCTATGCACACTCTACGGTGCAGCTGTATCATACATAACTTAGCTGTATatcatatggtttttgtaggTCGTTGCTGAGATGGCTGCAATTGGGTTCGGCCTGCCAAAGGATGCATTTACTTCTTTGATGAAGGAGGTACTATTCTACTTTAATTCTCTGCACTTTCTAATTCTGTTCTAatttgtcaatctacttgaaCTGCTCGCTCTTGAAAAACGCCAAGTCCCTTCATTGTGTTTAGTATCTACTCCATATTCCCAATAATCTGATTGCTATTGCTCAATTATTCTTGTGGACACTAGGGACCACACCTTCTCGCACCAACTGGAAGTGACCTGGAGCGTCATGGTTCTGAGGGCACTGTTTTCGCTGGGTTCCATTATGATCTTAATTTCTTGACTATACATGGCCGAAGTAGATTTCCAGGCCTGAACATCTGGTTAAGGAATGGTAAAAAGATGGAGGTGAAGGTCCCTGTTGGCTGTCTCCTCATTCAATCAGGGAAACAGGTTAGCTTTCCCACTTTTAATGAACTTATCTTCATAAATTGTTTGGGGATCAGCCTTTTCAGTTTGGTAGTATCATATTTGTTATGTTCTATCTTATGAGACTTGTTTTTGTAGTCCATGATGTTGGCATCATAGAAATCAACCCTACCTTtatacatgatttttttttctgaaaaatcaAATTCTTCCACATAAGTGTTAAACAAGATAAAGCTGGGGTTTGTTTCTGGAATCTTTGGATGTGGCTGtcaaataaagaaaagaagcaCTGCACTACTCTTCCCTTATTAGGTCTGTTTCTTTCTGCACAGCTGGAATGGCTTACTGGTGGTGAGTGTTTGGCTGGAATGCACGAGGTGGTGGTGACAAAGAGAACATTAGAGGCCATAGCATCAGCGAAGGAGCAAAATAGAAGCTTGTGGCGGGTTTCATCAACAGTAAGTTACATCGACTCCCATATTGTGTTAGTTTGATCAAGGACTTCATGACAAGTTGTTGGTAGTCAAATCCTATGCGTTTGCCATCTCATTGACTCCCCTGTTGTCTGTTTGTGTAAAACAGTTGTTCTCACACATTGCTTCAGATGCAATTCTTAAGCCGCTGGGCCACTTCGCTGAAACACCGAATGCTGCCTTGTATCCCCCAATATGCGCTGGGGATTATGTTGAACAGGAGCTTTCAGTGATTAACCTGAAAGGAAAGGATGCGTTATAGACTGTGCAGCTGACAATCCTGGATATCTTATGGCTGACAGATATCAGAATGAAAAATTAAATTGTCAAAGCTGACATTTGTGTACTGGGGGTGTGTTTCTGTTGTTCCGAATACACTGTTATGTCCTGCAAACTATGATTGATCATTCCTCTTGATAAGATAGTGGATACCCTATTATGTACCATACAGATATTACTTgtgaagaatgaagaaaaaataATGTTTAACTTGCACATGAAGTGCGCCAGTGTTTATCTACCTTGCTGATCAGGAATGACATGACATCCAGGAAAACCAATTGAGAGACTGTTATCTCGTCCTAGCGCATTATTGTCTTCAGTAGTTTAGTGTCTAAAGTAGTTCTGAAAGAGAAAAGGCTTTCCATCTATCAAAATTACACCTCATCAAGCAATAAGTTACACCACAAGCTGTTCATTCCGAGCACAAACCGACTCACGGAAATCTACATTTGTACAGCGGCCAATTCGGATATCCAAGCGCGTCTGCCGCTTTCATCAGACCCAGTTGTTGGGCAGCGAGAAATTATGGAACCTGAAGGACGCGTCCCCTGCGGTGTCCCTCTCGTTCATGATCCCCGCGTCCCCTTCCGTCTGCACCCGCTGCTCGCCGTACGCAAACGAGTCCTGCCGGGGCAACTCGGCGAACGCCGCCGGGGACGGCAatggcagcggcagcgggcaGGGCTCGCGCCCTGGCCGAGCGGGCGCGTCGGCGTCGGACTTGCCGTCCCACATAATCACGTGAAGAAGGATCGGCTTCAGGGCGTGGCGGTGCAGGGACAGCTTCTGGCTGAGGGAGACGGTGTCGAAGCAACGGATGGCGCCGGACGACGACACCATCCACGGCAGGACCTTTTGGCCCGACACCCTCGAGATGACCAGCAGCTTGGACGCGCGCTTCGCCTCCCGGTAGAGGTCCCGGAGCCCCGACCGCGTCGACGGCACCTGTAGGTCGCCGTCGTCCTCCATGACGGAGGAGACGTAGATGAAACCCTGCTCAAAGTGGCAAGAGATTTGAGAGCTCAGGCACAATGACGCACAAGCATTAGAACAGGGAGAATGTATAGCGTGCGAGACGTGTTCGCGTACCTCCTCAGTACGACTGATGGCGAAGCCAAGCCTGGCGTCGCTCTCCTCGAGAGTGATCTCCAACGGCATCTCTCCAGCCTCGGCCGTGTACCAGACGCGCACCGCCTTCACGACGCCAATGTCCACGCCGTGATAGTCCTCGAAACCGTAGAGGCTCGCGTTGGCGAGGTTCGGGAGGTCGGCGAGGGAGCCCGCGTTGACCGTCGTGGAGGCCGTCTCGCCGGAAATCTGCAGCAAGAACGTCAGACCATGGGAGAATAACGCACGCGGATTGAACCGACAACGCCGTTCGTACACTCTTGATCATCAGTACCTTGGTAAGGAGGGCCTCAGTCTGGACGTTCAGGAACACGATGGGCACGCCGGAGGCCTGGGACGAGAGCAACCAGGCGTTGGCGCGGGCTAGGGTATCCTCGACGGTGTTGTAGCGGGAGCCAGCGCGGTCGAGCGCCGTGGGCAGGATGAGCAAGGAGAGGAAGCTGCTGGAGTTGGGGATTGGTAGCACCTCCCGCATCTTCTTCTCCCACGGGTAGGACACGTAGCCGTCCTGCAGCTGCGCCTTGCTCAGCGCGCACACCACCCTCGAGCTCCTCGACCCTGAAGAAATACAGAAGAGCTACACAACTCAGATCGATGATTTTTTAAGCTCCGGTTGGGAAGGAAAAATGAATGATGGGACCAGAAAAAAGTCAACTCGGAATCTCCTAATTGCATTAAGAATTCGAGACATTGTATTTTTAAGTTAGATAGATGAATATTCAGTAATCAGCTAGTGGTTTGTGGTGCGTAGTAATGAATCTGGCTAGATGCTGATTCCATTGAACGTGCATCACCGTGTCTGTTGCCTGGAAGTATGCATCGTGAGCTAGACTAAAGCAACTGGATACTTTCTTTTTTACTGACAGGAGCTAAAACATTGCATGCGGGCCTCCCACGTTTCATCTTACTTACTCGCTCCGTTTTTATTCACATATCATGTTAGGTTTGTTCTAAGTTAAACTTAggtaaatttgaccaaatttatagaaacgTATATATATAGGCACTACTATACTACCCAACATATGCACTATCTACATATATTTTATTAtggattcaatgaaacaaaATTGGTGgtgtaaatattattattttttctataaatttagtcaaagttagtcaaatttgatttagaaccgatatataaataaaacagaTGGAGTATTAACAATATCTTATCATCGGTCGTGTTACTATGTTGTACTAATTACTACCATGATTTACAGTAACCTAATCACCGGGGTTAGACTTCCACCACAATCTGCATCAACAAGCTCGCAGTAAAGAACAGTGTGTTGTTAGGCCTTGTATATCTTGTTTTCTCATGTTCCAAAGAATATGCTTAATTACATAGCATTGCTTGTATGCATCATCTGGATTATTCTACAGACTACCGTATTGTAATTTTTGCTGGCCAAGGCCTTGAGCTACTCTAGAAACTTCCCAACAAACCAGCAGACCTCATAAGTCAACACAACAAGAGCAACAATGCTAAGCACCCTCTACAATCCGATCCCACCAGACCCAGG is drawn from Panicum virgatum strain AP13 chromosome 1N, P.virgatum_v5, whole genome shotgun sequence and contains these coding sequences:
- the LOC120657039 gene encoding uncharacterized protein LOC120657039, which codes for MDLPVVDLAPFLGAAAGGEEEEVRAMCATVSASLRDTGALLVKDPRCSAADNDRFLDVVERYFARSAEAKRLQERPHLHYQVGVTPEGVEIPRSLVDKDMQEKIRSMPEEFQPATPKGPDPKWRYMWRVGPRPANTRFKELNSEPVIPDGLPEWKETMDSWGSKMISAIEVVAEMAAIGFGLPKDAFTSLMKEGPHLLAPTGSDLERHGSEGTVFAGFHYDLNFLTIHGRSRFPGLNIWLRNGKKMEVKVPVGCLLIQSGKQLEWLTGGECLAGMHEVVVTKRTLEAIASAKEQNRSLWRVSSTLFSHIASDAILKPLGHFAETPNAALYPPICAGDYVEQELSVINLKGKDAL
- the LOC120657038 gene encoding uncharacterized protein LOC120657038, with translation MPMETGRRQGVVVAIECVAGGSRAEEWGPGSSEAVQTGDVVEELLIGVGGRGGPAAHAAPFKGGRAALQKLLHAAYKRGDTSVEVRVRRHAQAQGGGGSGELAPAGAATAARMQACIVPQESVGGGGGGGIGLGRSGRQYVLRSIRDPNYAVGLVDRMESECIAIRGSRSSRVVCALSKAQLQDGYVSYPWEKKMREVLPIPNSSSFLSLLILPTALDRAGSRYNTVEDTLARANAWLLSSQASGVPIVFLNVQTEALLTKISGETASTTVNAGSLADLPNLANASLYGFEDYHGVDIGVVKAVRVWYTAEAGEMPLEITLEESDARLGFAISRTEEGFIYVSSVMEDDGDLQVPSTRSGLRDLYREAKRASKLLVISRVSGQKVLPWMVSSSGAIRCFDTVSLSQKLSLHRHALKPILLHVIMWDGKSDADAPARPGREPCPLPLPLPSPAAFAELPRQDSFAYGEQRVQTEGDAGIMNERDTAGDASFRFHNFSLPNNWV